The following proteins are encoded in a genomic region of Vibrio spartinae:
- a CDS encoding queuosine precursor transporter, with amino-acid sequence MQNRKYKLIGFSRHPEHVANVMVLATGKQLSIPLTEIFNSTVAEDLSSIETKEICRKLYSAEGFQGAYDIQDRKESYWITFAIIATILSAVFILSNITGVKPIEIANSGFIVPFAIFLYPISFILVDILNEFYGLRMARAAILLSTVTNAFLLLMLNLSGYAPTISDWQVVNESYQSIIHSINSVFLASMIAYFVSENVNAYLLQKIKQLTNGRRLVVRVFFSTFFASLIDSAIFIYLAFSHILSPTVLWSMFICQVLVKSIYAIIGVGPIYGARALFNKYINR; translated from the coding sequence ATGCAGAATAGAAAGTATAAATTAATTGGGTTCAGTCGCCATCCGGAACATGTCGCGAATGTCATGGTACTGGCGACCGGCAAACAATTATCCATTCCACTGACTGAAATATTTAACAGTACGGTGGCCGAAGACCTGAGCTCGATAGAGACCAAAGAAATTTGTCGCAAGTTATACAGTGCCGAAGGCTTTCAAGGTGCTTACGATATCCAAGATCGCAAAGAATCGTACTGGATTACATTTGCCATCATCGCCACGATACTTTCGGCTGTTTTTATCTTGTCAAACATCACCGGTGTGAAGCCGATTGAGATTGCCAACTCTGGTTTTATCGTCCCTTTTGCGATTTTCTTATATCCAATCTCTTTTATTCTGGTCGATATCCTCAATGAATTTTATGGGCTACGCATGGCCCGGGCTGCGATTCTGTTGTCTACTGTGACTAATGCTTTTCTGCTATTGATGCTCAATCTCTCTGGTTACGCACCGACAATCAGCGACTGGCAAGTGGTTAATGAGAGTTATCAATCGATTATTCATAGTATCAACTCAGTTTTTCTGGCTTCAATGATTGCTTACTTTGTTTCGGAAAACGTGAATGCGTATCTGTTGCAGAAAATCAAACAACTGACCAATGGCCGACGATTGGTCGTGCGGGTCTTTTTCAGTACATTCTTTGCGTCGTTAATCGATAGTGCGATTTTCATCTATCTGGCATTCAGCCATATCCTCAGTCCGACGGTCTTATGGAGTATGTTTATTTGCCAAGTGCTGGTGAAAAGTATCTATGCGATTATCGGTGTTGGCCCGATATACGGTGCAAGGGCGTTATTTAATAAATATATCAATCGATAA
- a CDS encoding helix-turn-helix domain-containing protein: MKLSKQEKIDNIKSNISYAMKSRNESKKSFSERTGITRTTIYNILDGKVDRIQTQTVEKIASFFGTTCRVIEESNLEAIEYRNQLISPDGNKNPLCIPIVNEKELIASLDKYIGELIVVHPTTYYFSDESNMIGLNITTPFTHRYQVGSLLVIERFKHNDIDDLVILTSRNSLKIESENYVLRDGEILIGCVREERLHAE, encoded by the coding sequence ATGAAATTAAGTAAACAAGAAAAAATAGATAATATTAAAAGTAATATTTCTTATGCGATGAAAAGTCGTAACGAAAGTAAGAAATCCTTTTCTGAACGCACGGGAATAACCAGAACGACCATTTACAATATTCTGGACGGTAAAGTCGATCGAATTCAGACTCAAACGGTTGAGAAGATTGCGAGTTTCTTTGGCACGACGTGTCGGGTCATCGAAGAGAGTAATCTGGAAGCCATTGAGTACCGCAATCAATTAATCTCTCCGGACGGCAATAAAAATCCGTTGTGTATCCCGATTGTTAATGAAAAAGAGCTCATTGCTTCACTAGATAAATATATTGGTGAGTTAATTGTTGTTCATCCGACGACGTATTATTTCTCGGATGAATCCAATATGATCGGTTTGAATATTACAACGCCATTTACACATCGATATCAGGTGGGTTCATTACTGGTGATTGAACGGTTTAAGCATAATGATATTGATGATCTTGTTATTTTAACATCCAGAAATTCTTTAAAAATTGAATCTGAAAATTATGTACTCAGAGATGGTGAAATATTAATTGGATGCGTCAGGGAGGAAAGGTTACATGCAGAATAG
- a CDS encoding MIX and LysM peptidoglycan-binding domain-containing protein — protein MIQSKISADILAESNYSQSSFSTSSHCAAPTLPERPDQIPNVRFEYHLEIACSDESRRAMLRYGFALRGQEVELTTSPQNQYSTEYGTRYTYYTAYNDPKRIMAFNDLSPLGISVPHPIQVKPIGSGFVREAFIPVQPAIQVGDHLGLPTEGYIYHFHQARLVQEYHLMPGGSGSFYATLSRHEKLNQARGCPCAHDALLVFWKMGCRDVHNQHLLYLKKPITRAQLDALNETWLDKHAVRLDLQALLEITREPVVLRPLEQHVENTQKNAADTLHTVQRIPGTNRRESWLEIAVRYGLSAKALLDLNPQYHADPMVLKIGDVLTIQSQKSNARQDTLIGLPPRAPQTYNHPLNSYYAHQASYLNGTTMKAINSRALIRKDIPVVRLNRLG, from the coding sequence ATGATTCAGTCAAAAATCAGTGCCGATATCCTTGCAGAATCGAACTATTCTCAGTCTTCCTTTTCAACCTCTTCTCACTGTGCAGCACCGACGCTTCCGGAACGTCCGGATCAGATCCCGAATGTCAGGTTCGAATATCATTTGGAAATCGCCTGTTCGGATGAATCCCGTCGTGCAATGCTTCGCTATGGGTTTGCCCTGAGAGGGCAGGAGGTTGAGCTGACGACCAGCCCGCAGAATCAATATTCGACAGAATATGGCACCCGTTATACTTACTATACCGCTTATAACGACCCGAAACGGATTATGGCTTTTAATGACCTCAGTCCTTTGGGGATTAGTGTTCCGCATCCGATTCAGGTCAAGCCGATTGGTTCCGGTTTTGTGCGCGAGGCATTTATACCGGTCCAGCCGGCAATTCAGGTTGGTGACCATCTGGGGCTGCCAACCGAAGGATATATTTACCATTTTCATCAGGCCCGGTTGGTGCAGGAATACCATCTGATGCCGGGTGGTTCGGGGAGTTTCTATGCCACGTTATCGCGGCATGAAAAACTCAATCAGGCGCGAGGTTGTCCTTGTGCCCATGATGCGTTGCTGGTGTTCTGGAAGATGGGTTGCCGGGATGTGCATAATCAGCATCTGCTTTACCTGAAGAAACCGATCACAAGAGCTCAACTGGATGCTTTGAATGAAACGTGGCTGGACAAACATGCTGTCAGATTAGATCTTCAGGCTTTACTAGAGATCACGCGTGAGCCGGTTGTCCTGCGGCCGTTGGAGCAGCATGTTGAGAATACACAAAAAAACGCAGCAGATACACTCCATACCGTGCAGCGGATTCCCGGGACCAACCGACGAGAGAGCTGGCTTGAGATAGCGGTGCGTTATGGCTTGTCAGCCAAAGCGCTATTAGATTTAAATCCTCAGTATCATGCTGATCCGATGGTGTTGAAAATTGGCGATGTGCTGACGATTCAATCTCAAAAGAGCAACGCCCGGCAAGACACCTTGATTGGCCTGCCCCCCAGAGCGCCCCAAACCTATAATCATCCGCTGAACAGTTATTATGCTCATCAGGCGTCCTACCTTAACGGTACGACGATGAAAGCCATTAATAGCCGTGCTTTGATTAGAAAAGATATTCCGGTGGTGCGTCTCAACCGCCTCGGTTAG
- a CDS encoding EVE domain-containing protein, translating to MTRYWIAVASADHVRNGREWGIMQVCHGKSAPLKRLSPGDGVVYYSPKQRFGYPEKCQAFTAIGRIREGQPYQVDMGNGFLPYRRNVQWFDAYPTDIYPLLPALHFHDGSRSWGAKFRYGLFEISQGDFETIMHAMLRQFSSPVQMALFSGSGRGMS from the coding sequence ATGACTCGTTACTGGATTGCGGTCGCTTCGGCCGATCATGTCAGGAATGGCCGTGAATGGGGAATCATGCAGGTTTGTCATGGTAAGTCGGCTCCGCTCAAACGGCTCTCTCCCGGAGATGGTGTGGTGTACTATTCACCGAAGCAACGTTTTGGTTACCCGGAAAAATGTCAGGCGTTTACGGCGATAGGGAGAATTCGGGAAGGACAGCCATATCAGGTTGATATGGGGAACGGGTTTCTTCCATATCGCCGGAATGTGCAGTGGTTCGATGCTTATCCGACGGATATTTACCCGCTGTTACCCGCCTTGCACTTTCACGATGGAAGCCGTTCCTGGGGAGCGAAGTTTCGCTATGGTCTGTTCGAAATTTCACAAGGGGATTTTGAGACGATTATGCATGCGATGCTGCGTCAGTTCTCTTCACCGGTGCAAATGGCGTTGTTTTCTGGTTCAGGACGCGGGATGTCCTGA
- a CDS encoding VOC family protein: MSVLRSTVVFYVADIEKSQVFYSALFGCHPVQASGEFVLYLVHDGLTFGIWKQSAVIPTITPGSALPSKNQGELCLFVEDQDAFQQMHQHCLLNEFPILQEPAVMDFATAFTVTDPDGHRIRYAVGK; the protein is encoded by the coding sequence ATGTCAGTTTTAAGAAGTACAGTTGTTTTCTACGTAGCGGATATAGAAAAAAGTCAGGTGTTTTACAGTGCGCTGTTTGGATGTCATCCGGTTCAAGCTTCCGGTGAGTTTGTTTTGTATCTGGTACATGATGGTTTAACTTTCGGTATCTGGAAACAAAGTGCGGTTATACCGACAATAACCCCAGGTTCAGCATTGCCATCAAAGAATCAGGGAGAGTTGTGTCTGTTTGTGGAAGATCAGGATGCCTTCCAGCAAATGCATCAACATTGTTTGCTGAATGAGTTTCCTATTCTTCAGGAACCCGCCGTGATGGATTTTGCGACGGCATTCACAGTCACAGACCCGGATGGTCATCGGATCCGGTATGCGGTTGGCAAATGA
- a CDS encoding helix-turn-helix transcriptional regulator has protein sequence MSRTQRLFDLLQLLRCHKYPVAAATLADELNVSVRTIYRDIATLQSQGAEIEGEAGLGYLLKPNFMLPPLMFSYEELEALLLGAEWVTHQDDSAMTQAARHAIAKISAILPDTLKWQLERETFRVGPGLEKPPLLVDLALIRQAIRQESIIEIEYVDQQGNLTIRRLWPVLLGFFEACYMLVAWCENRQAFRHFRVDRIRTFHDTTQRYPRRQRDLVKAWQATQGVADKQTRY, from the coding sequence ATGTCCCGAACCCAACGTCTGTTTGACTTGCTGCAATTACTCCGTTGCCATAAATATCCGGTTGCTGCTGCGACACTGGCAGATGAACTGAACGTCAGTGTCCGGACGATTTACCGGGATATCGCGACTTTACAGTCTCAGGGGGCTGAAATTGAAGGAGAGGCTGGCCTAGGTTATCTCCTCAAGCCGAATTTTATGTTGCCGCCGCTGATGTTCAGTTACGAAGAGTTGGAAGCTCTGTTACTGGGAGCTGAATGGGTAACCCATCAGGATGATTCAGCCATGACTCAGGCGGCGCGACATGCGATTGCGAAGATTTCGGCGATCTTACCCGATACGCTGAAATGGCAATTGGAGCGGGAAACGTTCCGGGTTGGCCCCGGTCTGGAAAAGCCCCCGTTACTGGTGGATTTAGCCCTGATACGTCAGGCGATACGTCAGGAGTCCATTATTGAAATTGAATATGTCGACCAACAGGGCAACCTGACAATTCGCCGACTTTGGCCGGTGTTGCTGGGATTTTTTGAAGCTTGTTATATGTTAGTTGCTTGGTGTGAGAATCGGCAGGCATTCCGCCATTTCCGGGTTGATCGTATTCGGACTTTCCATGATACGACACAGCGTTATCCCCGTCGTCAGCGAGACTTAGTAAAAGCATGGCAGGCAACTCAGGGGGTGGCTGATAAACAAACTCGCTATTGA
- a CDS encoding eCIS core domain-containing protein, which produces MTHAELKSKPTLSRQQAAQRQSRAILADNRQSATPVIQQQPNHTGLPDQLKSGMENLSGMSLDHVRVHYNSDKPATVQAHAYAQGSEIHLASGQEKHLPHELGHVVQQAKGQVQATTSVGHVAVNDSPVLEHEADQMGAIALQRYPIEPNTSQISVYQTRGPLQLSTSVIQRVIDPAVVRAACQRLGLPDSGHKIVEVPPKVMANTKFKDYPPGHVIGFSAEELDLSMTSAQYGTGQESEYEEATAQDLLSLAGGAAYNHHLGAVFITAKMVNYERNLLHELGHHKQNTVSGFNGDNTTTLLLEYHNVLMNENLHPGAKRVSYGMDRTQGWLTKWEKFTTEDQKVDFLEQKARELIEMEETLYQKISHSAKKKENDLEVYGETAHKMSEEISTIDKGSDNNLYVVRTLYNMIKELESKY; this is translated from the coding sequence ATGACGCACGCAGAACTGAAATCCAAACCGACGCTGTCCCGGCAACAGGCGGCGCAGCGGCAGAGTCGGGCAATACTGGCGGATAACCGGCAATCTGCAACGCCGGTCATTCAGCAGCAACCGAACCATACTGGTTTGCCGGATCAGTTGAAATCGGGCATGGAAAACTTATCCGGGATGAGTCTGGATCACGTCAGAGTGCACTATAACTCTGATAAACCGGCAACTGTTCAGGCACACGCTTATGCGCAGGGCAGTGAAATCCATCTTGCTTCCGGGCAGGAGAAACATCTTCCTCACGAGCTGGGGCATGTGGTTCAGCAGGCGAAAGGGCAGGTTCAGGCAACCACTTCGGTCGGTCATGTTGCGGTGAATGATAGTCCGGTTCTGGAGCATGAAGCTGATCAGATGGGAGCAATAGCCTTACAAAGATACCCGATAGAACCAAACACGTCACAGATATCGGTTTATCAGACAAGAGGCCCCTTGCAATTATCGACTTCAGTGATCCAGCGAGTCATCGATCCGGCTGTTGTTCGGGCTGCCTGCCAACGATTAGGACTCCCAGATTCCGGTCATAAAATTGTTGAAGTTCCACCTAAAGTGATGGCGAATACCAAGTTTAAGGATTATCCCCCGGGACATGTGATCGGATTCAGCGCAGAAGAGTTGGATTTATCAATGACGTCGGCTCAGTACGGTACAGGCCAGGAATCCGAATATGAAGAAGCAACGGCTCAGGATCTCCTGAGTCTGGCTGGTGGTGCTGCTTATAATCACCATCTGGGGGCCGTGTTTATCACTGCCAAAATGGTGAACTATGAACGCAATCTTCTGCATGAACTGGGGCACCATAAGCAGAATACCGTGTCAGGATTTAATGGGGACAATACCACGACCTTGCTACTGGAATACCACAATGTCCTGATGAACGAGAATTTACATCCCGGAGCCAAACGGGTCTCGTATGGCATGGACCGCACTCAGGGGTGGTTGACGAAATGGGAGAAATTCACAACGGAAGATCAGAAAGTTGATTTTCTTGAACAAAAAGCCCGAGAACTGATAGAGATGGAAGAAACGCTTTATCAGAAAATCAGTCATTCCGCGAAGAAAAAAGAGAATGATTTGGAAGTCTATGGTGAAACTGCCCATAAAATGTCGGAAGAAATATCAACCATTGATAAAGGGTCTGATAACAACCTGTATGTGGTCAGAACACTCTACAACATGATTAAGGAACTGGAATCGAAGTATTGA
- a CDS encoding ATP-binding protein gives MMIIPPERNLNALYREMEWLSMVINQVICSYLKQDGYENHWLEIPPPSLEQNDSLFANLMLEWELNTFERLALDLALAPAIRPEVLDILFGMNQMIERGFSEFGGITDKAFSGFIPTGQTLNFLVTANDPQWRLEVMYILSPHHRLMAEQVTELLPVDPALPDWAGVFKASESWLNYLITGEQIRPELSTSFPAHILETPLQWEDLVLDYRVMNQVEEIRAWLAYGATLMHEWHLDQKVKPGFRAVFFGPPGTGKTLTAALLGQSTGRAVYRVDLSMVVSKYIGETEKNLAKVFDAASYKDWILFFDEADALFGKRTEATSSNDRHANQQTGYLLQRIEDFPGTVILATNLKANMDEAFTRRFQSMIQFAIPGSEERLQLWRNAFDNVCELSPEIQLQHIAAEFEVTGGQIVNILRQCALQAIRRGARVVRRDELLNSIRQEFLKDNKTIKLN, from the coding sequence ATGATGATTATCCCGCCGGAACGTAACTTAAATGCACTCTATCGGGAGATGGAGTGGCTCTCTATGGTTATCAATCAAGTGATTTGTAGCTACCTCAAACAGGATGGGTATGAAAATCACTGGTTAGAGATTCCACCGCCATCGCTTGAACAAAATGACAGCCTGTTTGCCAATTTGATGCTGGAATGGGAGCTGAACACCTTTGAGCGTCTGGCGCTTGATTTAGCGCTGGCACCTGCGATTCGCCCGGAAGTGCTGGATATTCTGTTTGGCATGAACCAAATGATTGAGCGGGGATTCAGTGAGTTTGGCGGTATCACGGACAAAGCATTCAGTGGCTTTATCCCGACCGGTCAGACGCTGAACTTTTTAGTGACAGCCAATGACCCGCAGTGGCGACTGGAAGTGATGTATATTCTTTCACCGCATCACCGATTGATGGCCGAACAGGTCACTGAACTGCTCCCTGTCGATCCGGCTTTGCCTGACTGGGCCGGGGTTTTTAAAGCCAGTGAATCGTGGCTCAATTATCTGATCACCGGTGAGCAGATTCGCCCGGAGCTGAGTACGAGCTTCCCGGCTCATATTCTGGAAACACCGCTGCAATGGGAAGATTTAGTGCTTGATTATCGGGTGATGAATCAGGTTGAAGAGATCCGCGCATGGCTGGCTTATGGTGCCACGCTGATGCATGAGTGGCATCTCGATCAGAAGGTCAAACCGGGGTTTCGTGCTGTGTTCTTCGGCCCGCCCGGAACCGGAAAAACCCTGACGGCAGCATTGTTGGGTCAATCGACCGGAAGAGCGGTCTATCGGGTCGATTTGTCGATGGTGGTTTCCAAATATATCGGTGAAACCGAGAAAAACCTTGCCAAAGTCTTTGATGCAGCCAGCTATAAAGACTGGATTCTGTTCTTTGATGAAGCGGATGCGTTGTTTGGTAAGCGCACTGAGGCGACCTCATCGAATGATCGTCATGCCAATCAGCAAACGGGTTATCTGTTGCAGCGTATTGAAGATTTCCCCGGGACGGTGATTCTGGCAACCAATCTTAAAGCCAATATGGATGAAGCCTTTACCCGCCGTTTCCAAAGTATGATCCAGTTTGCCATCCCCGGCTCGGAAGAGCGCTTACAGCTATGGCGCAATGCTTTTGACAATGTCTGTGAGCTGAGTCCGGAGATTCAGTTACAGCACATTGCCGCAGAGTTTGAAGTCACCGGCGGGCAGATCGTCAATATTCTTCGCCAGTGTGCGCTCCAAGCGATTCGTCGCGGAGCAAGGGTCGTCCGGCGGGATGAATTGCTCAATAGCATCCGGCAGGAATTTCTCAAAGATAATAAAACCATCAAGCTCAACTGA